The following proteins are co-located in the Cardiocondyla obscurior isolate alpha-2009 linkage group LG12, Cobs3.1, whole genome shotgun sequence genome:
- the LOC139107160 gene encoding mitochondrial pyruvate carrier 1-like, whose amino-acid sequence MSKRLSRSLLTKETKDYLLSTHFWGPVFNWMIPIATISDTRKHPKIISGKMTLALTMYSLVFMRFAWKVQPRNLLLFACHITNTGAQLTQGYRFLDYHYVQKKEPE is encoded by the exons ATGTCCAAGCGACTGTCAAGATCGTTGCTGACTAAAGAAACCAAAGATTATTTGTTAAG cACACACTTTTGGGGACCTGTATTCAACTGGATGATACCTATAGCGACCATATCCGACACACGAAAGCATCCGAAAATCATTAGTGGCAAAATGACTTTAG ccttGACCATGTACTCTCTAGTGTTCATGCGGTTCGCTTGGAAAGTACAGCCGCGAAATTTGTTGCTGTTCGCATGTCACATCACAAATACCGGGGCTCAGCTCACGCAAGGTTACAGATTCCTCGATTATCATTACGTTCAGAAGAAAGAACCCGAATAG